In a genomic window of Thalassophryne amazonica chromosome 12, fThaAma1.1, whole genome shotgun sequence:
- the LOC117521270 gene encoding uncharacterized protein LOC117521270: protein MVDCNRLTKTKRPGRQHANVGEKLDAQHAKVVFGEVFENGSNKPEVVARTTKMSSNVSVEDRAVYQADSAGLPDANLRNAWNHMGHTLFCGEDQMKFQAVGPEALHFALDQGNESPLPLSQVPKVCGYYMHRNALILVLIVPYGGCHMLQQGGSYVLPMRWHDYPVSLWCPKHSPDHSAPQKPRYSAYPKLPYASPLPHPPHLSYLPPPPNQHLRFPYQSHMPIQPPMLRQPYVPKLPPVATQPPVLQQPPVPILPPVLQQPPVPILPPVLQQPPVPILPPVLQQPPVPILPPVPILPPVPILPPVPILPPVLQQHPVPILPPVPILPPVLQQHPVPILPPVLQQHPVPILPPVLQLPPVPRQPYVPKLPPVPRQPYVPKLPPVPRQPYVPKLPPVPRQPYVPQLRSLPHLPSLPTLPCVPLHGSDSKAPCPYKSQNPSASHPNVYLPYYFTQYSPYFHQSSATELKQPPVKNPKVPSSQQYQHYFHPIPYFSPHFYQPRMLDQIEDVINGEVVSEATGKDVTAGRIFFNGAEFDSAFESASVSDTGDDGGILDVDLYQSNGAGEVEWKSNLDQAAVEAAWRSLQPSLHCGADRMKLTAAAPGAAHLQWDMGNARYLLLAQVPPHCRYSLQQNGMVLVLVVPFNGCSVFQENGKYVLPMTWLQTPVKLTCPILSSGKSPSMSQSQKPEKLPSLQSTSHQQYLNSPRSVHSLYDPYRYYHYYMSLLAPKPSPPQKQPTVTHTQEQHVHPYNWYNYYPQVPVSNSRPSSGSPSASFSKPHLPYHPYLPLPPQGPTADYEAYYNQIFQPSHGRPPHSQNPKPVGLYPPPDVAHSGSEPDKQCLSSGTSTSQSPASPFIQYHRDSFIPHVVQSGSSRLPDGREFLPPVGYTSGFLSEKRPDLGIDNWQSLSWFRHLTSKDHD, encoded by the exons ATGGTAGACTGTAACCGCCTGACTAAAACCAAACGACCTGGGCGACAACATGCTAATGTGGGCGAGAAGCTTGATGCTCAACATGCTAAGGTTGTGTTTGGGGAAGTCTTTGAGAATGGATCAAACAAACCAGAGGTTGTGGCCCGGACCACAAAAATGTCTTCAAATGTCTCTGTAGAAGATAGAGCGGTCTATCAAGCAGATTCTGCAG GCCTACCAGATGCCAATCTCAGGAATGCTTGGAACCACATGGGCCACACACTCTTCTGTGGTGAAGACCAGATGAAGTTCCAAGCAGTGGGCCCAGAAGCATTGCATTTTGCACTGGATCAAG GAAATGAGTCTCCACTGCCTTTGTCTCAAGTACCCAAAGTCTGTGGCTACTACATGCATAGGAATGCCCTTATACTGGTATTAATTGTTCCATATGGTGGCTGTCATATGTTGCAACAG gGTGGAAGTTATGTGCTGCCAATGCGTTGGCATGACTACCCAGTCTCTCTGTGGTGTCCCAAACATAGTCCTGATCACTCTGCCCCTCAGAAACCAAGGTATTCTGCATACCCCAAGTTACCTTATGCATCGCCGCTGCCTCATCCACCTCATTTGTCTTACCTGCCCCCGCCACCAAACCAACATCTGCGATTCCCATACCAGTCTCACATGCCTATTCAGCCCCCAATGCTGCGCCAGCCTTATGTGCCCAAACTACCGCCAGTGGCTACCCAGCCTCCAGTGCTGCAGCAGCCTCCGGTGCCTATCCTGCCTCCGGTGCTGCAGCAGCCTCCGGTGCCTATCCTGCCTCCGGTGCTGCAGCAGCCTCCGGTGCCTATCCTGCCTCCGGTGCTGCAGCAGCCTCCGGTGCCTATCCTGCCTCCGGTGCCTATCCTGCCTCCGGTGCCTATCCTGCCTCCGGTGCCTATCCTGCCTCCGGTGCTGCAGCAGCATCCGGTGCCTATCCTGCCTCCGGTGCCTATCCTGCCTCCAGTGCTGCAGCAGCATCCGGTGCCTATCCTGCCTCCAGTGCTGCAGCAGCATCCGGTGCCTATCCTGCCTCCAGTGCTGCAGCTGCCTCCGGTGCCACGTCAGCCTTATGTGCCCAAGCTGCCTCCGGTGCCACGTCAGCCTTATGTGCCCAAGCTGCCTCCGGTGCCACGTCAGCCTTATGTGCCCAAGCTGCCTCCGGTGCCACGTCAGCCTTATGTACCACAGTTGCGGTCACTGCCACATTTGCCCAGCCTTCCAACTCTGCCGtgtgtgcccttgcatggctctgATTCAAAAGCTCCTTGCCCCTACAAAAGCCAGAACCCATCAGCTTCACATCCCAACGTCTACCTACCTTACTACTTTACACAATATTCACCTTATTTTCATCAATCTTCAGCCACAGAACTGAAGCAGCCACCTGTCAAGAATCCCAAAGTCCCTTCTAGTCAACAATACCAGCACTACTTCCACCCCATACCTTACTTTTCTCCTCACTTCTACCAGCCAAGAATGCTTGACCAGAT TGAAGACGTTATCAATGGAGAGGTAGTGAGTGAGGCCACGGGGAAGGATGTAACTGCAGGAAGGATTTTCTTTAACGGGGCAGAGTTTGACTCTGCGTTTGAATCAGCCTCTGTTTCTGACACAGGAGACGACGGCGGCATCCTGGATGTTGATTTGTATCAGTCAAATGGAGCTG GGGAGGTGGAGTGGAAGTCAAACCTGGATCAGGCAGCTGTTGAAGCAGCCTGGAGGAGTCTGCAGCCATCACTTCACTGTGGTGCAGACAGGATGAAGCTGACTGCTGCAGCACCTGGAGCTGCTCACCTGCAATGGGACATGG GTAATGCTCGATATCTGCTTCTGGCCCAGGTGCCTCCGCACTGCAGATATTCACTCCAGCAGAATGGAATGGTACTTGTTTTGGTTGTTCCCTTTAATGGCTGCAGTGTGTTCCAAGAG AATGGGAAGTATGTGTTGCCAATGACTTGGTTGCAGACACCAGTAAAACTCACCTGCCCCATATTGAGTTCTGGAAAATCACCTTCAATGTCACAGTCTCAGAAGCCCGAGAAACTACCATCTCTTCAGAGCACTTCTCACCAGCAGTATTTGAACAGCCCCAGAAGTGTACACAGCCTGTACGATCCCTATCGATATTATCATTACTACATGTCTCTGTTGGCGCCAAAGCCAAGTCCTCCACAAAAGCAGCCTACAGTGACTCACACTCAGGAACAACATGTGCATCCTTATAACTGGTACAACTATTACCCTCAGGTCCCAGTGTCCAATTCGAGGCCATCCAGTGGATCTCCTTCAGCCTCATTCAGCAAGCCGCATCTCCCATATCATCCTTATCTTCCACTGCCCCCACAAGGACCTACTGCTGATTATGAGGCTTATTATAACCAAATCTTCCAACCATCGCATGGGAGGCCTCCTCACAGCCAAAATCCCAAACCAGTGGGACTGTATCCACCACCCGATGTTGCTCATTCTGGCAGTGAACCAGACAAGCAGTGTCTCAGTTCAGGAACATCCACCTCCCAAAGCCCAGCAAGTCCCTTTATCCAATACCATCGTGATTCCTTCATCCCACATGTTGTTCAAAGTGGGAGTAGCAGACTGCCAGATGGACGGGAGTTTTTGCCTCCAGTTGGCTACACATCTGGATTTCTATCAGAGAAACGGCCTGATCTAGGCATAGACAACTGGCAATCCTTGTCTTGGTTTCGCCACTTGACAAGCAAAGACCATGACTAG
- the LOC117521272 gene encoding glutamate-rich protein 6 — MAEGWPSAERTQDGSSPTEFLRNAGILKYGRESSRLWQSIPQEPPEECTAKCEFCGEKASPLSPFQTKEEKTEAVFCCAQRQQLCLSCLETCDSGTGRLRSVTRNQLYCQTKEHEDFKLIMDSPNLMRPKPKKTASEDYSTQVSAVTHSRAAKVLRFSCASEHTRWILCHRNTSEMKTNEDAVEKQEQPEEEASVCDHNLTHFGKCYPQAAAGRLLQKFYSNGNKFLTVSQMVLLQVFYPSGCLAVIIAVDDGKGRVCIVFDDAVRSSQRIRAMFLSNGKATCYHTNGNIWLNMHNSGCQCLNEEGARVHQWTWSSPSPLKPVFLSLNKAIGVRVLSRKEIFVSFLASGQQAKFRVGSCSAQVVRKSAGPALLEEEVFLTEAKIRINQVIQTLHQCLKTPSSPHLPKTGPVPRYHAASKKTAELVADAV, encoded by the exons ATGGCTGAGGGTTGGCCGAGCGCTGAA AGGACACAGGATGGCAGCTCACCTACTGAGTTTTTGAGAAATGCAGGAATTTTGAAGTACGGTCGGGAATCTAGCAGGCTGTGGCAGAGCATCCCTCAAGAG CCTCCTGAAGAGTGCACGGCAAAATGTGAGTTCTGTGGAGAAAAGGCAAGTCCCCTTTCCCCTTTTCAAACAAAGGAAGAGAAGACTGAG GCCGTGTTCTGTTGTGCTCAACGCCAGCAGCTGTGCCTCAGCTGTTTGGAAACATGTGACTCTGGCACTGGCAGGCTGAGATCAGTAACACGGAATCAGCTATACTGCCAAACCAAGGAGCATGAGGATTTCAAATTAATTATGGACTCACCAAATCTAATGAG accAAAGCCAAAAAAGACAGCCAGTGAGGATTATTCAACCCAGGTCTCAGCAGTAACAC ATTCTCGGGCAGCAAAAGTCCTCAGATTCTCCTGTGCTTCAGAACACACACGGTGGATATTGTGCCATCGTAATACAAGTGAGATGAAAACAAATGAAGATGCAGTAGAGAAGCAGGAGCAGCCGGAGGAGGAGGCCTCAGTGTGTGACCATAACTTGACTCACTTTGGCAAATGTTATCCACAg GCTGCGGCGGGAAGATTACTTCAGAAGTTTTATTCAAATGGCAACAAGTTTCTGACTGTATCCCAGATGGTTCTGCTTCAAGTCTT TTATCCATCCGGCTGCCTGGCCGTCATCATTGCAGTCGATGATGGAAAGGGGAGGGTCTGCATTGTTTTTGATGATGCTGTGCGGTCCAGTCAGCGAATCAGGGCCATGTTCCTGTCAAACGGCAAAGCAACATGTTATCACACCAATGGAAACATATG gcTGAACATGCACAACTCTGGCTGTCAGTGTTTGAATGAAGAGGGTGCCAGGGTACACCAGTGGACATGGAGCAGTCCCAGTCCTCTGAAGCCTGTCTTTCTGTCTCTGAACAAAGCCATAGGGGTTCGAGTCCTGAGCAGGAAAGAAATATTTGTCTCCTTCCTTGCAAGTGGCCAACAGGCAAAGTTCCGTGTGGGTTCCTGTTCTGCTCAG GTTGTTCGTAAATCAGCTGGACCTGCATTATTGGAGGAGGAGGTTTTTTTGACAGAAGCCAAAATTAGGATCAACCAGGTCATACAGACCCTTCACCAGTGCCTGAAGACGCCTTCCAGCCCACATCTACCCAAGACTGGACCGGTTCCTCGTTACCACGCTGCTTCCAAAAAGACTGCTGAACTCGTCGCTGA tGCTGTATAA
- the selenot1a gene encoding LOW QUALITY PROTEIN: thioredoxin reductase-like selenoprotein T1a (The sequence of the model RefSeq protein was modified relative to this genomic sequence to represent the inferred CDS: deleted 3 bases in 2 codons) — translation MAMKWLRLSFFFLWIFSLHRVTAGDSGVKKMKMQFATGPLLKFQICISUGYKRVFEEYTQALYQRYPDIRIEGENYLPLPIYRHIASFLSMLKLLVIGLIIVGRDPFALFGMQAPGIWEMGQGNKIYACMMVFFFSNMIENQLMSTGAFEITLNDVPVWSKLESGHLPSMQQLVQILDNEMKMNTMPHHHS, via the exons ATGGCGATGAAGTGGTTGCGTCTTTCGTTCTTTTTCTTGTGGATTTTTTCGCTACATCGCGTTACGGCTGGCGACAGCGGTGTAAAGAAGATGAAGATGCAGTTTGCTACGGGGCCCTTGCTTAAATTTCAAATTTG CATTTCCTGAGGGTACAAGCGGGTGTTTGAGGAGTACACGCAGGCCTTGTACCAGCGGTACCCAGACATCCGCATTGAAGGGGAGAATTATCTTCCTCTGCCCATCTACCG ACACATTGCTTCtttcctt tctatgttaaaactGCTGGTGATTGGGCTCATTATTGTCGGCAGGGACCCGTTCGCCCTCTTTGGTATGCAAGCCCCTGGCATCTGGGAAATG GGCCAGGGAAATAAG ATATACGCCTGTATGATGGTGTTTTTCTTCAGCAATATGATTGAAAACCAGTTAATGTCGACTGGAGCTTTTGAAATCACATTAAACG ATGTACCAGTGTGGTCAAAACTGGAGTCTGGTCACCTGCCCTCCATGCAGCAGCTTGTTCAGATCCTGGACAACGAAATGAAGATGAACACGATGCCACACCACCATTCGTAA